One genomic window of Bacteroidota bacterium includes the following:
- the mqnB gene encoding futalosine hydrolase, translating to MDILIVAATAAEVNGLFKHPAPISNDWGKSIFFRHDRLGVRLLITGPGMVPTTYFMGSLLATAHFDVALNIGITGSFTHEIPIGETCHIISDRFAETGADYEDGFVPLYSMKMAQHYKPVFMDSGGNIMNNSYPQLLSLNKLKKAVGITVNTVSGNENAIEILKRRTQAETESMEGAAFFYACMMHNLPCMQVRTVSNYVAPPEKSQWNIAKALENLSLHSDYILEELNQQAS from the coding sequence ATGGATATCCTGATTGTTGCGGCAACAGCCGCCGAGGTGAACGGTTTGTTCAAACATCCTGCTCCCATAAGTAATGATTGGGGAAAATCTATTTTTTTCCGTCATGACCGCTTGGGTGTCCGCCTGCTTATTACCGGTCCGGGAATGGTGCCAACAACGTATTTTATGGGTAGTCTGCTTGCCACGGCACATTTTGATGTTGCCTTAAATATTGGTATCACAGGAAGTTTTACCCATGAGATTCCGATTGGCGAAACCTGTCACATCATCAGCGACCGTTTTGCAGAAACCGGTGCCGATTATGAGGATGGCTTCGTACCGCTGTATTCCATGAAAATGGCACAGCATTATAAACCCGTTTTCATGGATTCCGGCGGCAACATCATGAACAATTCATATCCTCAGCTGTTATCGTTGAACAAATTAAAAAAGGCGGTCGGAATTACGGTGAACACCGTGAGCGGTAACGAAAACGCCATTGAAATATTGAAACGCAGGACGCAAGCGGAAACTGAAAGTATGGAAGGCGCCGCATTTTTTTATGCCTGCATGATGCATAATCTGCCCTGCATGCAGGTGCGGACAGTTTCAAATTATGTGGCACCGCCCGAAAAATCGCAGTGGAACATTGCAAAAGCGCTTGAAAATTTATCGTTGCACTCAGATTATATTCTTGAAGAGCTTAATCAACAGGCATCATGA
- a CDS encoding 1,4-dihydroxy-6-naphthoate synthase, with translation MNTSRKISLGFSTCPNDTFIFDALVNSRIDTEGLEFEVIMADVEQLNQMALRGEIDVTKVSFHAYMHMLQSYVLLNSGSALGNNCGPLLISKHTYKLNDIPNLKIAIPGKYTTANLLLKLAFSEVKETTELVFSDIEHAIIDGSVDAGVIIHENRFTYANKGLKKIIDLGQLWEGRTNFPIPLGGIVASRKLELPLLHKIDRLINKSVAQAFLDPLASHAFVKKYAQELSEDVIYQHINTYVTKYSFDLGKTGRNAVTKLFAEAKTAGIIDSLPESLFLGK, from the coding sequence ATGAACACTTCACGTAAAATATCACTGGGCTTCTCCACCTGCCCGAATGATACCTTCATTTTTGATGCACTCGTAAATAGTCGTATTGACACCGAAGGCCTCGAATTTGAAGTTATTATGGCAGACGTTGAGCAATTGAATCAAATGGCTTTGCGCGGCGAAATTGACGTTACCAAAGTGAGTTTCCACGCATACATGCACATGCTTCAATCGTATGTTCTGCTGAATTCGGGCAGTGCGCTGGGCAATAACTGCGGACCACTGCTCATCAGCAAGCACACTTACAAACTCAATGATATCCCCAATCTTAAAATTGCCATTCCGGGCAAATATACCACTGCCAATCTGTTATTAAAACTGGCATTTTCAGAAGTCAAAGAAACTACGGAACTGGTTTTTTCTGACATTGAACATGCTATCATTGACGGCTCGGTTGATGCCGGAGTAATTATACATGAGAACAGGTTTACATATGCCAACAAAGGTTTGAAGAAGATTATAGACCTTGGGCAACTTTGGGAAGGCAGAACCAATTTTCCGATACCTCTGGGCGGCATTGTTGCTTCGCGCAAATTGGAACTGCCACTGCTTCATAAAATAGACAGATTAATAAATAAAAGTGTTGCACAGGCATTTCTTGATCCACTGGCATCGCATGCATTTGTAAAGAAATACGCGCAGGAGCTTTCAGAAGATGTAATTTATCAGCACATCAATACTTATGTAACAAAGTATTCTTTTGACCTCGGCAAAACCGGACGCAATGCGGTAACCAAATTATTCGCGGAAGCAAAAACCGCAGGCATCATTGATTCACTGCCCGAGTCACTGTTTTTGGGAAAATGA
- the gwsG gene encoding grasp-with-spasm system ATP-grasp peptide maturase yields MLLILSEETDITTDIVCNWLNHMGTRYLRINQQNNVNLFDEIQIRSDYADIRFIYNNKDYSIHEFEMVWFRRGYFNISDFPFCPEIPENTVKAMCAHFYDQRTTLLDYIYEQFTELPHINDPKVYNINKLSVLRAAAQAGLRIPPTLVTTSLDIIQKFEKQQVSLITKDIRELVSVGHNHDGYFSSSTEKVELGNNCPERFWYSLFQKLIIKKYELRIFYWVGTFYCAAIFSQADKTSEIDFRNNDLNGNCPNRIVAYNLPDAIKHKLGNLMTRLNLESGSIDMIVDTRGEYFFLEVNPVGQFDFISKLCNFYIEKNIANFFSHGTQTFTTNDCRRQ; encoded by the coding sequence ATGCTTCTGATACTAAGTGAAGAAACAGACATTACAACTGATATTGTTTGCAATTGGCTGAACCATATGGGAACACGTTACCTGCGGATTAACCAGCAAAATAATGTAAATCTGTTTGATGAAATACAAATTCGATCTGATTATGCTGACATCAGGTTTATCTACAATAACAAGGATTACAGTATACATGAATTTGAAATGGTATGGTTTCGCAGGGGATATTTTAATATCAGCGATTTCCCTTTCTGCCCCGAAATACCTGAAAATACTGTAAAAGCGATGTGCGCTCATTTTTATGACCAGCGAACAACATTGCTCGATTATATCTATGAACAATTTACGGAATTGCCACATATCAACGATCCCAAGGTTTATAATATCAATAAACTTTCAGTACTCCGAGCAGCAGCTCAAGCAGGTTTAAGAATACCGCCAACGTTAGTTACTACTTCTCTGGATATTATTCAAAAATTCGAAAAACAACAAGTATCTTTAATTACTAAAGATATCAGAGAACTAGTTTCAGTAGGGCATAATCATGATGGCTATTTTTCTTCAAGTACTGAAAAGGTTGAATTAGGGAATAATTGTCCCGAAAGATTTTGGTATTCCCTTTTTCAAAAATTGATTATCAAAAAGTATGAACTGAGAATATTTTATTGGGTGGGGACATTTTATTGTGCGGCCATTTTTTCGCAGGCAGATAAAACGTCAGAAATTGATTTCAGAAATAATGACCTGAACGGAAACTGTCCTAATCGCATTGTCGCGTATAATCTCCCTGATGCAATAAAACACAAATTGGGAAATCTAATGACTCGATTGAACCTTGAAAGCGGCTCAATTGATATGATTGTTGACACGCGTGGCGAATACTTTTTTCTTGAAGTTAATCCTGTAGGACAGTTCGATTTCATAAGCAAACTTTGTAATTTTTATATCGAAAAAAATATTGCAAATTTCTTTTCACATGGAACACAAACATTCACAACCAATGATTGCAGAAGACAATAA
- the gwsS gene encoding grasp-with-spasm system SPASM domain peptide maturase — protein sequence MIELDKYFHLFSCCLPVKGSCRSAIVDLQRHQFHCIPNELYAIVTESNSATVKETTDRLKECDRQVVLEYFDYLIEQDLGVLLKSYEIELFPKLNLQWDFPSEISNAVVEISSCFGEYIKKIITQIDTLNCFFIQFIFYKPVTRQELGKILEMCNCTSVRSIQLNMPFSSLAGESDYIALCKGFHKIAKIECFDSPIDKVENVYGEIGKIIYYSKTIQSSRSCGVVDIAYFPNNISHFTESQHHNTCLNRKVCIDINGDIKNCPAMSRSFGNIRDTSIAQAIAKPGFKDLWNIRKDDIEVCKDCEFRHMCTDCRAFIKEPNNIYSQPAKCTYNPYIAKWQGEEGYISIEDMTARE from the coding sequence ATGATTGAACTTGACAAATATTTTCACTTATTCTCATGTTGCCTTCCTGTAAAAGGAAGCTGCCGATCAGCTATTGTTGATTTACAAAGACATCAATTTCATTGTATTCCCAATGAACTTTATGCAATAGTCACAGAGTCCAATTCCGCTACTGTCAAAGAAACAACCGACCGGCTAAAGGAGTGCGATCGTCAAGTTGTACTTGAATACTTTGATTATCTGATTGAACAGGACCTCGGCGTGCTACTTAAATCTTATGAAATTGAACTTTTTCCGAAATTAAACCTGCAATGGGATTTTCCCTCAGAGATCAGTAATGCAGTCGTTGAGATATCGTCTTGCTTTGGTGAATACATAAAGAAAATAATTACGCAGATTGACACGTTGAACTGTTTTTTTATTCAATTTATTTTTTACAAACCCGTTACACGACAAGAGTTGGGAAAAATACTTGAAATGTGTAATTGTACATCTGTTCGTTCTATTCAGCTTAACATGCCATTTTCAAGTTTGGCAGGAGAGTCGGATTATATTGCCCTATGCAAAGGTTTTCACAAGATTGCTAAAATAGAATGTTTTGACAGTCCAATAGATAAAGTTGAAAATGTTTATGGCGAGATCGGGAAAATAATCTATTATTCAAAGACAATTCAATCTTCAAGGAGTTGCGGAGTAGTGGATATCGCGTATTTCCCAAACAATATAAGCCACTTCACCGAATCCCAACATCACAACACCTGCCTGAACCGAAAGGTGTGTATTGATATAAACGGCGATATTAAAAATTGCCCGGCCATGAGCCGAAGTTTCGGCAATATCAGAGATACTTCTATAGCCCAAGCCATTGCAAAGCCCGGTTTCAAAGACTTGTGGAACATCCGAAAAGATGATATTGAGGTTTGCAAAGATTGTGAATTCCGCCATATGTGTACCGACTGCCGTGCATTTATTAAAGAGCCAAATAATATCTATTCGCAGCCGGCCAAATGCACTTACAACCCGTATATCGCCAAATGGCAGGGAGAGGAAGGATATATAAGCATAGAGGATATGACTGCCCGAGAATGA
- a CDS encoding OmpA family protein gives MCNNNFSFDEKWKAKPHEGKAAAGFHYESGLIGTLIQPLEKDTLYKVSAYFYSVFTNPCNINVLGVVFRDSTQRYPVELQNKYIGNGQTTPYYFIYPDGVFNEKNYDRNRPEWHRLTSYFKAKGGEQELFLGCFQKYFLITPDRDTIFYDLGTKKCEGYFDYFLVDDVVVEKYHDTIAQDRPLVLENIYFESNKFELLPASFVALDNLTDYLLLHTECRIEIFGHTDNVGEDVANISLSLKRATSVKRYLVGGGVAESRISAMGFGSTKPLAENETEAGRQKNRRIEIKLSR, from the coding sequence TTGTGCAATAATAATTTCTCTTTCGATGAAAAATGGAAAGCCAAGCCTCATGAGGGTAAAGCGGCCGCAGGCTTTCACTACGAAAGCGGGCTCATCGGTACATTGATACAGCCGTTGGAAAAAGACACGCTTTACAAGGTAAGTGCCTACTTTTATTCCGTATTTACAAATCCTTGTAATATTAATGTTTTAGGCGTTGTTTTCCGTGATTCGACCCAACGCTATCCTGTCGAATTGCAAAATAAATATATCGGGAACGGGCAAACGACACCATACTATTTTATTTACCCCGATGGCGTTTTCAATGAAAAAAACTATGATAGAAATAGACCGGAATGGCACCGGTTAACAAGCTATTTTAAAGCAAAAGGGGGTGAGCAAGAACTATTTCTAGGTTGCTTCCAAAAATATTTTTTGATTACGCCTGATAGAGACACAATATTTTATGATTTGGGCACTAAAAAATGTGAAGGCTATTTTGATTATTTTTTAGTTGATGATGTCGTTGTAGAGAAATACCATGACACTATTGCGCAGGATCGTCCTCTGGTACTTGAAAATATTTATTTCGAATCCAATAAATTCGAGCTTCTGCCTGCTTCGTTTGTCGCATTGGATAACCTCACCGATTATCTTCTGTTACACACAGAATGCAGAATTGAAATTTTCGGACACACGGATAACGTTGGTGAAGATGTTGCAAACATCAGTCTATCATTGAAAAGAGCGACTTCGGTAAAACGCTATTTGGTCGGCGGAGGCGTTGCTGAAAGTAGAATAAGCGCAATGGGATTCGGCTCAACCAAACCCCTTGCCGAAAACGAAACCGAAGCAGGTCGTCAGAAAAACCGTCGAATTGAAATAAAACTTTCAAGATGA
- the gwsS gene encoding grasp-with-spasm system SPASM domain peptide maturase: MSSLKYQLNDIFVMFANCIPVKGYKRSIIYNLQYSDYLPVPNSMIGFVEMLSKMTIEDVLRHFKNDHETALSYLEFLINNGLGQIIDGRYRKHFTPMSMSFHTPSSITNAVIDIKDDFYINKKIIDELSVLNSHTLQIRCFHDFNMKMIERILNMVNSTSIFNIQIFITENTQISKPEIDRLLSRNPRIEKLIVFNSKRKNNKSPAFRNFCHFVETALTPNDCGKISPAYFITSISLFTESQHHNTCLNRKVCIDINGDIKNCPAMSRSFGNIRDTSIAQAIAKPGFKDLWNIRKDDIEVCRDCEFRYMCTDCRTFIKDEKNIYSQPSKCTYNPYIAKWQGEEGYISIEDMPARE; this comes from the coding sequence ATGTCCAGTTTGAAATATCAATTGAATGATATCTTCGTGATGTTTGCGAATTGTATTCCGGTAAAAGGATACAAGCGCAGCATTATCTATAATCTTCAATATTCGGATTACCTGCCTGTACCGAACAGTATGATTGGGTTCGTGGAAATGCTTTCAAAAATGACAATTGAAGATGTTTTGCGCCACTTTAAAAATGACCATGAAACAGCCCTTTCATATCTTGAATTCCTCATCAACAATGGGTTAGGACAAATTATTGACGGCCGGTATAGAAAACATTTTACGCCAATGTCAATGTCGTTTCATACCCCGTCATCGATTACAAATGCCGTAATTGATATTAAAGATGACTTCTACATCAATAAAAAAATTATCGATGAACTATCCGTCCTGAATTCACACACTCTGCAGATAAGGTGTTTCCATGACTTTAACATGAAAATGATTGAGCGTATCTTAAACATGGTAAACAGCACATCAATATTTAACATTCAGATTTTTATTACCGAAAATACACAGATTAGTAAACCTGAAATCGACCGTTTATTGAGTCGCAATCCCCGAATTGAAAAGCTGATTGTTTTCAATTCAAAAAGAAAGAACAATAAAAGTCCGGCATTTCGCAACTTTTGTCATTTCGTTGAAACAGCTCTAACGCCAAACGATTGCGGAAAGATTTCACCTGCATATTTCATCACTTCAATTTCCCTCTTCACCGAATCCCAACATCACAACACCTGCCTGAACCGAAAGGTGTGTATTGATATAAACGGCGATATTAAAAATTGCCCGGCCATGAGCCGAAGTTTCGGCAATATCAGAGATACTTCTATAGCCCAAGCCATTGCAAAGCCCGGTTTCAAAGACTTGTGGAACATCCGAAAAGATGATATTGAGGTTTGCAGAGATTGCGAATTCCGCTATATGTGTACTGACTGCCGGACGTTTATAAAAGACGAAAAAAACATTTACTCACAGCCATCAAAATGTACCTACAATCCGTATATCGCCAAATGGCAGGGAGAGGAAGGATATATAAGCATAGAGGATATGCCTGCCCGAGAATGA
- a CDS encoding histidinol-phosphatase, translating to MLTNYHTHSSFCDGHGAPDEYAAEAVRQGFHTLGFSSHAPVPFDNAWSLSYANLPTYCDTIKKLKEEYAGRLNVLLALEADYIPGASFPFARLKNSCGLDYIIGAVHLVSKKGLPGLWFIDGPVTNFDKGLEKVFKGDIQSGVEAYFRQVMEMLYTEKPDIIAHFDKIKMNNKGRYFTEEDTWYKALIKKTLRVIAETGCIVEVNTRGIYTKKYNGLYPSVNVLEQCHSLNIPVTINSDAHKPEDISQQFSETRQLLKDIGYTNVMIFTADGWKARSI from the coding sequence ATGCTCACCAATTATCATACACACAGTAGTTTTTGCGACGGACATGGTGCACCTGATGAATATGCCGCAGAGGCTGTTCGTCAGGGATTTCATACGCTCGGATTTTCGTCGCATGCGCCCGTGCCGTTTGATAATGCCTGGAGTCTCAGTTATGCCAACCTTCCGACCTATTGCGACACCATAAAAAAACTGAAAGAGGAATATGCCGGTCGCCTGAATGTTTTACTGGCGCTTGAAGCCGACTATATTCCGGGCGCTTCTTTTCCGTTTGCGCGGCTTAAGAATTCATGCGGGCTTGACTACATAATCGGTGCAGTGCATCTTGTTTCTAAAAAAGGTTTGCCCGGATTGTGGTTCATCGACGGACCGGTCACGAATTTTGATAAGGGACTTGAAAAAGTTTTTAAAGGCGATATACAATCGGGTGTTGAAGCCTATTTCAGACAGGTGATGGAGATGCTTTACACCGAAAAACCTGATATCATTGCCCATTTCGATAAAATAAAAATGAACAATAAGGGCAGGTATTTTACCGAAGAAGATACCTGGTACAAAGCCCTGATAAAAAAAACACTGCGTGTAATTGCCGAAACAGGATGCATTGTAGAAGTGAATACGCGCGGCATTTACACAAAAAAATACAACGGACTTTATCCTTCGGTAAATGTGCTGGAACAATGTCATTCTCTGAATATTCCTGTTACCATAAATTCCGATGCCCACAAGCCTGAAGATATCTCTCAGCAGTTTTCAGAAACCCGGCAGCTGTTGAAAGATATTGGTTACACAAACGTGATGATATTCACTGCCGATGGCTGGAAAGCCCGTTCCATCTGA
- a CDS encoding glycine--tRNA ligase codes for MANNEELFRKIIAHAKEYGFVFPSSEIYDGLSAVYDYGQMGVELKNNIKNYWWKWMVQYNENIVGIDSAIFMHPTIWKASGHVDAFNDPMIDNKDSKKRYRADVLVEDYIAKIEDKINKEVSKAAQRFGETFDEKMYRETNPRVVEYLNKIKDINTRFYDLLGKNDLVGVRAIIEELGIVCPVSGSKNWTEVRQFNLMFSTQMGSVTEDSNQLYLRPETAQGIFVNYLNVQKTGRMKIPFGIAQIGKAFRNEIVARQFIFRMREFEQMEMQYFVKPGEELQWYEYWKEQRMKWHLSLGMPAEKFRFHTHEKLAHYANAAADIEFEFPFGFKELEGIHSRTDFDLGAHQKFSGKKLQFFNTETNESYVPYVVETSIGVDRTFLAVLSNAYKEETLDDGSIREVLNIPPILAPVKAAVLPLIKKDGLPEKAREIMDHLKLDYMCQYDEKDAIGRRYRRQDAIGTPYCITIDHETLTNNTVTIRERDSMKQDRIPIERVSGVIADRLKPIAV; via the coding sequence ATGGCAAACAACGAAGAATTATTCCGCAAAATTATTGCACACGCCAAGGAGTACGGTTTTGTATTCCCTTCGAGCGAGATATACGATGGCCTCAGCGCTGTTTACGATTACGGCCAGATGGGCGTGGAACTGAAAAACAACATCAAAAATTACTGGTGGAAATGGATGGTACAGTACAACGAAAATATCGTGGGTATTGACTCTGCCATCTTTATGCACCCCACCATCTGGAAGGCATCAGGGCACGTTGACGCATTCAACGACCCGATGATAGACAACAAAGACTCCAAGAAACGCTACCGCGCCGATGTGCTTGTTGAAGATTATATCGCCAAAATCGAAGATAAAATAAACAAAGAAGTATCAAAAGCCGCACAGCGTTTTGGCGAAACCTTCGACGAAAAGATGTACCGCGAAACTAACCCCCGCGTGGTGGAATACCTCAATAAAATAAAAGATATCAATACCCGCTTTTACGATTTACTCGGGAAGAATGATTTGGTGGGCGTACGCGCTATTATAGAAGAACTCGGTATTGTATGTCCTGTTTCGGGTAGTAAAAACTGGACCGAAGTCCGTCAGTTCAACCTGATGTTCAGTACACAGATGGGCTCCGTAACGGAAGATTCGAATCAGTTGTACCTGAGGCCGGAAACAGCACAGGGCATTTTTGTGAATTATCTGAATGTGCAGAAAACCGGACGTATGAAAATACCTTTCGGTATTGCACAAATAGGAAAAGCTTTCCGCAATGAAATTGTAGCACGTCAGTTTATTTTCCGCATGCGCGAATTCGAACAGATGGAAATGCAGTATTTTGTAAAACCGGGCGAAGAACTTCAATGGTATGAATACTGGAAAGAACAGCGCATGAAATGGCACCTTTCACTGGGTATGCCTGCTGAAAAATTCCGTTTTCATACACACGAAAAACTGGCACATTATGCCAATGCGGCTGCAGATATTGAATTTGAATTCCCTTTCGGATTCAAGGAACTGGAAGGCATTCATTCGCGCACCGACTTCGATCTGGGCGCACATCAGAAATTTTCAGGCAAGAAACTACAGTTCTTCAACACCGAAACAAACGAGAGCTATGTGCCTTACGTAGTAGAAACGTCCATTGGGGTTGACCGTACCTTCCTTGCCGTACTGAGCAATGCCTATAAAGAAGAAACGCTGGATGACGGTTCAATTCGCGAAGTGCTGAACATTCCGCCCATACTGGCTCCTGTTAAAGCCGCCGTTTTGCCTTTGATTAAGAAGGACGGGCTTCCGGAAAAGGCGCGCGAGATCATGGATCATCTGAAACTGGATTATATGTGCCAGTACGATGAGAAAGATGCGATTGGTCGCCGTTACCGCAGGCAGGATGCCATTGGCACTCCATACTGCATTACCATCGATCACGAGACACTCACAAACAATACCGTTACCATTAGGGAACGCGACAGCATGAAGCAGGACCGCATTCCTATTGAACGCGTATCGGGCGTTATCGCCGACAGGCTGAAACCCATCGCAGTGTAA
- a CDS encoding polyprenyl synthetase family protein, translated as MLTADFLQNKFKHELELIRFDARPSELYDPISYTLNLGGKHLRPVMALLSCNMFGGDVNKAMPAAIGLEIFHNFTLIHDDIMDNAPLRRGKPTVFKKWNSNIAILSGDTMLAKAYEFLLNVDEVHLKKVMEVFTQTAIAVCEGQQFDMNFERHEDISIDDYLEMIMLKTAALTAASLKIGAIIGNAPEADAMHAFNFGRNFGIAFQLMDDLLDTYGEEEKFGKKIGGDIAENKKTFLYLKAREIARGETLSAIKYHFTNAASVDAASKFSTIKGIYDKLGIRELTENEIEKYYHQSLQDLDAIAIPDENKEQLRIMAGKLRRREV; from the coding sequence ATGCTTACAGCAGACTTTCTTCAGAATAAATTCAAACACGAACTTGAACTCATACGGTTTGATGCCCGGCCTTCCGAATTGTACGACCCTATTTCGTATACTCTGAATCTGGGTGGGAAGCACCTGCGGCCTGTAATGGCGCTGCTGTCATGCAATATGTTCGGAGGCGATGTGAATAAAGCCATGCCCGCAGCCATTGGGCTGGAGATTTTTCATAATTTCACACTGATTCACGATGATATCATGGACAATGCTCCGCTGAGGCGCGGAAAACCTACGGTTTTTAAAAAATGGAATTCAAACATTGCGATACTCAGCGGCGATACCATGTTGGCCAAAGCGTATGAATTTTTACTGAACGTTGATGAAGTTCATCTTAAAAAAGTAATGGAAGTGTTTACCCAGACTGCTATTGCTGTTTGTGAAGGACAGCAGTTTGATATGAACTTTGAACGTCATGAAGATATTTCAATCGATGATTATCTTGAAATGATAATGCTGAAAACGGCAGCGCTTACCGCCGCCAGTCTTAAAATTGGCGCTATCATCGGAAATGCCCCGGAAGCCGATGCGATGCACGCGTTCAACTTTGGACGGAATTTCGGTATCGCATTCCAGTTAATGGACGACCTGCTTGATACCTATGGCGAAGAAGAAAAATTCGGGAAAAAAATAGGCGGGGATATTGCCGAGAATAAAAAGACCTTCCTGTATCTGAAAGCACGCGAAATAGCAAGGGGCGAAACCCTGAGTGCCATCAAATATCATTTCACCAATGCCGCGTCGGTCGATGCCGCTTCCAAGTTTTCGACCATCAAAGGAATCTATGATAAGCTCGGCATCCGCGAGCTTACCGAAAATGAAATAGAGAAATATTACCACCAGTCTCTTCAGGATCTCGATGCAATAGCCATTCCTGATGAGAACAAGGAGCAACTCCGTATTATGGCAGGTAAATTACGCCGCCGCGAAGTTTAA
- a CDS encoding acetate kinase, with translation MKVLVLNCGSSSIKYQLLDMTSEPDLLAKGLVDRVGLNDSELVHQPKGKEKIKKIVQVPDHTVGIDLILKTLMDPEYGVITAVEDINAVGHRVVHGGETFSGSVEITQEVIDKMEECVDLAPLHNPANLKGIYAIQKLLPSVTQCGVFDTAFHQTMPEHAYLYAVPYELYEKHRVRRYGFHGTSHGYVAKKACKMLGKKMEDLKIITCHLGNGASIAAIKNGKSYDTSMGLTPVEGLIMGTRCGDLDLGAFTYILEKEGLNIKQGSDLVNKKSGVAGISGVSSDMRDVEEKAAAGHKRARLALDMYDYRVKKYIGAYAAAMGGVDLIIFTGGIGENADTTREGAIKGLEFLGIDFDFEKNKGIRCSDLVLTKPGSKVTVMVVTTNEELVIAIEAMKTICLKQQN, from the coding sequence ATGAAAGTACTTGTTTTAAACTGTGGCAGTTCTTCGATAAAATACCAGTTGCTCGATATGACCTCCGAGCCCGACCTGCTTGCAAAAGGTCTTGTTGACCGCGTAGGCCTGAACGATTCTGAGCTCGTTCATCAGCCCAAAGGAAAAGAAAAAATTAAAAAAATAGTTCAGGTTCCCGATCATACCGTGGGAATCGATCTTATACTCAAAACGCTGATGGATCCTGAATATGGCGTGATTACGGCTGTTGAAGATATCAATGCCGTTGGTCACCGCGTAGTGCACGGAGGCGAAACATTTAGCGGAAGCGTGGAAATTACCCAGGAGGTAATTGATAAAATGGAAGAATGTGTTGACCTTGCACCTCTTCACAATCCCGCCAATCTCAAGGGAATTTATGCCATACAAAAACTGCTGCCCAGTGTTACTCAGTGCGGGGTATTTGATACTGCTTTTCACCAAACAATGCCCGAACATGCCTATCTGTATGCCGTGCCGTATGAGCTTTATGAAAAGCACAGAGTAAGACGCTATGGATTTCATGGTACAAGCCATGGCTATGTTGCCAAAAAAGCCTGCAAAATGCTCGGCAAAAAAATGGAAGACCTGAAAATCATTACCTGCCATTTGGGTAATGGTGCTTCTATTGCCGCCATCAAAAACGGAAAATCATATGATACTTCTATGGGACTTACGCCCGTTGAAGGTCTGATAATGGGAACACGTTGCGGAGATCTTGATTTGGGCGCATTCACATACATACTTGAAAAAGAAGGTCTTAACATTAAGCAAGGCAGCGATCTCGTAAATAAGAAAAGCGGCGTTGCCGGAATATCAGGCGTCTCGTCCGATATGAGAGATGTTGAAGAAAAAGCGGCCGCAGGACACAAAAGAGCAAGACTTGCCCTTGATATGTACGATTACAGGGTTAAAAAATATATTGGTGCCTATGCTGCAGCCATGGGTGGTGTGGACCTTATTATTTTTACCGGCGGCATTGGAGAAAATGCAGACACTACACGTGAAGGCGCGATAAAGGGACTCGAATTCCTCGGCATTGACTTCGACTTTGAAAAAAACAAAGGCATACGTTGCTCCGACCTTGTGCTAACCAAGCCCGGATCTAAAGTTACCGTGATGGTGGTTACTACCAATGAAGAACTGGTTATCGCCATAGAGGCAATGAAAACAATTTGCCTGAAACAGCAGAATTAA